DNA sequence from the Manis javanica isolate MJ-LG chromosome 15, MJ_LKY, whole genome shotgun sequence genome:
CTCATGAGGGTCccatcagcttctctctgttctggGGTTCTGACCCAAGCATGAGGTTTTCCAGTGCTTTCTACAAGAATTGTGTGACAACAGATAAAGAGCAGTACAAATCTAACTCCCTTACCAGGAAAATCAAATATCTGCCCTATTATCTGTGTACCATATGGTTCAAAAGGACAGCAGATCCTGCAATTAGACATTCCTTGATCCTTTGTTTGATTCCACATATCACCACTAGAGGGAGACAAGTGCGACACAAAAGCACTACTGACCTGCTCATGGGGCCCCACTGGGCCTAGTTTTAAGAGggacaaaatggataaaagatgtAACAAAGATGTACGTGGCTGTGGATTTGGCTTCCTTGAAGTGGCATACATGACCCTGGTGCTTCCCATCAGATTACAGGCTGTCCTGGGTTGAACACTGTCCCCCAAATTCGAATGTCCAAGctgaacctgtgaatgtgactttcCTTGCAAAGAGggtctttgcaggtgtgattagttaagatgaggtcatgctgGAGAGGGTGGACCCTGAATCCAGTAAGAAAAGAAGAGACACAAGATGcacacagagggaagaaggccatgtgacaACACAGGCAGAAGCAGGAGTGATGTatttacaagccaaggaacaccaagcaTGGCCAGGAGCCACCAGAAcctggaagaggcagggaaaGAGCCTGGACTCTGgacttgctgacaccttgattttgggctTCTGGCTTCTAGAACTTagagaataaattcctgttgtttcgAGCCCCCCAGATAGTGGTGATTTGTCATAGCCCCCCAGGGAGTTAACATACAGCATGTTCAGCAGGGAAGTACCAGCGAGGGCCTTTCCTGACCCCAAACCTGATCACCTGTACCCTGGAGATTCTGGGGACAGACTCAGTCTTtgagaacaaaattcctgggtCAGGCTCCGAAGGCCCATAAGCTTATCTGCTCTGTAAATTCATGAGCAGAGGTCCTGGCTGAGGCTGCCCTAAGGAAGCTAAAGCAGCCAGCCCCTTTGGCTGCTCCGCAAAGAAACTGTTTTGACGTGTTTCTTGAGGCAAGAATAGGCAAGGAGCACTCTCATGGGCCAGAATGCTACAGGCATGAGGCCCTGCCTGGAACCCTCTCCCACCTGCCCCTAGGGGGCTGCCTGAGTGCTGGGCTTTGGTTGGCCTGGATGTCCCCCCTGGGGAGGGATCCAGCCACTGTCACCCTCTAACACATGTGAAATGGGTCCAGGCTTGTGCCATTTTCAATACCTGAAATTGTAGCCTGGGGACACATTATGGTCTGTGTCTCGGGTGTCCAGGCGGCGGAAGGAATATTTGGGCAGGCAGTGGGTGGCGGCCCTGTCCAGGTTGCAGTCCCAGTTGATCTGGATGCCCATGATGCCTCCCTGGAGgttgagagcagagagagcaagcTTTCCTCAAAGCCCATTCTAGAACAAGATGTGTCAAAGATTGTTAGAAGAGCCAgtacacaggcctacctcaactGCCATGTCCTGGAAGCTGTGCCCTGCATTTTCCACAATTTTGCCAAGACGGAATATGGGGCAGAAGGGATCTGTTATAGCGTCATAAACACAAGATTTGAGGTAGGTGGTGGTGATGTTGGGAAGGATATTCCTCCTAAAGttggaaggaagcagaaaaaagaaGCAAGGAAAACCTCAAAGAAGAGTCAGAAGTTTCTCCCAAGACACTGGTGAACTCAGAGCTGGCCACCACTTACTTGCTGAAATTAAATTTGGGGTACCAGATGTTGTTCTTAACCAAAAGAGTGAAGTTTTCTGCAGCCTTTAAAAAAGCAggtctgaaaaaaattataacataCTGTTAATAAAAGTACAAATCTATGTACACTTATATacgtaaatttttaaaaagcatatgtaTACACGtcttaaaatgtcattttgtcAAGAACAAAGTGAAACATCTCCAGCATTTTGTACTCTCCTCTGCAAAAATACTAGGTTGAGAAACGAGTCTGTAAACCAGGGCTTCTGGTTTCTTCTTCTCATGGCCTCTTGCCCAAGGCAGCGGGAATTTATGAGCCTGAGGAATACCTAAGGAAAAGATGTGCCTAGAGGCTCACTGGAAATCATTCCCACCTTGCCTCTCTCAGGTGTTCTCAAAGGAACGCCCAATGGATCTGGTTTTACAAGTCAAAGCAAAGATAGTTTCACCAACAGGTGGATCCTGACCTCTTCTCGAAAGTTCCCCCAAAGTGTGTGTCTTCCTCTTAAGTGCCCAGGAGTTCCTAGCTGACAATATGAGTTGAATCTGCCCCCCAGAGGACTCCACCTGTTGGTCGACTTCTAAAGGAGAATCCAGCACTGTAGGCCCACCTCTTGGTATAGGAGGCCTCCCCTGATCCAGGTGGAAGCTTTGCAGTTATAAACAACATCAGTGGTCTTCCCAACTCAGACACAGGAGCAAGGTCAATGGCTAGCCCACACAATGAGGAGCGCTTAGCCTGTCATCACTGCTGACACATAAAGCCCACTTCTCAGGGCTTCAAATTTCCTCATCCCTGTACCAGGAGGGATGGATTAGATCAGAGTTTTTCCAACTTCTGTCATTCTCTGAACCATAACCTTTCCCCCACAACTGTGGACCTCATATACAATACTTGGCTTGAAGATTaactcaccttttaaaaaaaatctgaggtgaaattcacataaaattaaccatcttaaggtgtacagttcaatggcatTAAGCACGTTCACGTGtcatacaaccatcaccactatctagttcAAACATTTTCACCTTGAAGGGAAACTCAATACCCATTAAGCAGTTACTATCTATTCTTCTTTCCCCCGGCCCTTGGGAACCACCAATCTACTTTTTGTCTTCCTGGGATTTGTTGACCTGGACATTTCAGATGAATGGAGTCATCATACACTATGTGAcactttgtgtctggcttctttcactcggCATCATGTTTGCCCGGTCCATCCATGGCATAGCCTGTGTCAGGACctgattcttttttatggctgacttatattccattgtctgaaggCACCATGATCTATTTATCTCTttatctgttaatggacatttggcttTTTTTCCTTTAGGATCAACTCACTTTTTTGAcattcattttgaaatgaaactTTCCATCATGGCCGTACAAAATGTCATTCGCTATAAGTCAGAGGTCTTTGttcaaataaatataacaaaatcaaaacaatgtTACCAGAAGTTGTAGTTAACATTGTCTGCCCAAGGTGTTGAAGCTGGGGCTTGTTCTTTGTAAAAAATGGAAACCAGTAAATGACAGAAAGGTATTAAAGGCACCCAAGACCAGGATGTCCTCCTTGAAAGAAGATAAGGGGTTGAATGAGAACGTTAGTGGGAATGTGCCTCAATGTTCCTTCATGCATCAGTGTACACTTAAAAGTCACACCCTGGGTCAGACCAGTAACAGCACTGTCCAGTGAAAATATACTGAGACACAGACACATGCCACATTGTAATTCAGTctcctagtagccacattaaaaagtgaaaagtggAATTAACTTTTCAATAACCCAATATATCTGAAATATTACTTCAACATGTAAACAATATACAATATTAATGAGATATtacatattcttctttttttaaaaaataaatgtgtttggaATCTGGAGTACCTTTTGCCTGACACACATCTCATTTTGGGCCCAGCCACATTCCCAGTGCTCAGTGGCAACACGTGGCCAGTGTCTCCTACACTGGACAGCACAGATCATTAAGATCCTTTCCAGCTCTGAAATGCTAGGATTCCTTTTCTCTTAGTATTTTCCCTTGCCTGAGCTGCCGCTCTCGGCAATCTCAAAATCAGCAGTTCTGAAcgttctttttttctgttgcaACAAACCTGATTCACATGGCTACCTGCTCTCCAGGGCTTATCTGGGCCTCAGTCTGAACTTTGGGTAAGAAGGCCGGGATTGTATGCAATTCTGAGAGCATTGTCTCTAACTCCACTAGCTCAAAGCAGAGTAAATTATGATCGTGAAGAATGTTATTCTTGGGCAACCTCAAACTTGCTCTAGTTTATAAAACATGCTTCAGTGGACATTATTTTCCTGCCCAGCgtctgtttcccttttttttcctggtaGTACAGTCCCCAATTTCTCTGGAAGCCACACCTCCCCAGCTCTCAGCCTGTGTCATTTGGTTGGGGCTGACTGCACCGGGCTCCATAGGTGGGCAGATGGCCCAGGCCAGAGCCAATAAGTAAAATCCATCCCTCAGCTGCGGCAATGGCTTGAGGGCTGTGGTTGAACATGTGATGATGGACAGGTCTAGAATCTATGGACAACTGGTAGGGCGATTTGGCCTTGTGGGGACATAAGCCCAGAGCTGCCTCCTGGGAAAATGACACCAACATGGAGAGAAGCAGAGTCAAGAAGTGGAGACTCTGAAGCTGTCCTTTGAGTCCCAGATCTAACCACACTGGGCTCCTGTGGTGAGCTGAGCAATAATCTGCCCCCCGTGTTTGTATTTGCATGTGTGAACTCTGAAGCACTGAGAATGGTTTCCTGTTGGTCACTTGCAACTGACAGAGTCTAATAAGGATGAAGTCATTTGTCCCCTTGCTATGAGTGACAAACTGCAGCCCACTTTGCCACTGATGGTTGCTGTCTTGTGGTTGAGAACCCCTAGGGAAGACCTACTACATACACATGGCCACCAAGAGGACAATGTCACCACACATAACGCACACTACTGCCTTAAACTCCCCGAGAACCATAGTTAGGGCACTTCCTTCCCTCGGCAGGACTTACTTTGGCACGTGTGTGTCATCCTCTACCGGGCACCAGGCTGCAACCTCACATGTCTTCACAGTCTCATTGAACAGCACACATCTTCCTGTTGCGACTCCTACAGGGTTGAGGAAGACCCAGGTCCACAGGGGTCTCCTATTTTCTACCTTTGTGAGGTTGAAAATGGAAGCTCCTCATAGCATCCTATGCAACCAATCTTGAGCTATTCCAATTCTGGGATGTTTCCAGTAATTGGAGGTCTGAGTCCTAGCCACCACTCTGCCAGGCTTGGGCAGGGCTACGGTGATGCCCAGCCACGGCACAAGGCAAGATCTGGGATGGCTTCTGGGATACGGTAACAGAGGTGACTGTCAAGAGGATCCTGGAATCCCAGTCTGGACATGAAGCTCACCCAGGGTCTTCTGAAAGAACTGGGGAATGTGGGGCTTTCTTTATCCCAGAGATTTCTCTGAGAGAAGCCCCATAGGGAAGCAATCTGGTTGGGCGCTACCCTCCCCAGGCTGTGTCTACTGTGGGGTCACGGCCACATGTCGTACCACTGCTGTGGGTGCCTGAAGAGCCAGAAGCACAATCTGCATCTGATTTACACACAGTGTTCTTATCTGGAACCTGGAAAAAGAGAATGCTGAGTGAAAACAAGTTCTGCATGGCCCAGCCAAAGCACAGCAGGACAGGCAGATGGCCCAGGGGAGAGTGAGGCCCGTGGCTCTTCCCTAAGAAGCAACCTACCTCAGGACAGAAGCCCTGGGTCTGGTTCATGGTGGTAATTATGTTGGTCATGATGAAGAGGGAGTTTTCTTCCTGCAGAgcgggcagaggggagggaatgCCACGTTACCTTCAGAGGAGTGAAGCAGAGCCCCAAAGAAAGCCACCTGTTCACTATAGGACAGTCCCTTTCACTTCTCCCACATGCCatgcagaaaacaaaaactgatgtTTAGGTCTCTTGTTCTCTCCTATGAAAGTTCGTAACCCAACTGAAAACAGGGACACAAATACTTGTACAGCAATCTCTCCTTTATCCATGGAGGAACATTCCAGACCCCCCATGGATGTCTGAAACCACAGGTAAGCTGAACCCTATACATACCATGTTTTTTCCATACTTATGGTAAagtgtaatttataaattaggcacagcgAGAGACtgacaacaataataaaatagaaaaattacaataatatactgtaataaaggtTATATGCATGTAagctctctcaaaatatcttactgtactgtactcACACTTCCTGTACTCACACTTCCTGTGAAGATATGAGATGATAAAACATctgcatgatgagatgaagtgaggtgaatgactaCTATTGACCTTTTGACCATATatcaggaggatcatctgcttctggactctAAATGACTATGCataactgaaaccatggaaatTGAAACTACAGATAAGG
Encoded proteins:
- the P2RX4 gene encoding P2X purinoceptor 4 isoform X3 — translated: MAGCCAVLAGFLFQYDTPRIVLIRSRKVGLMNRAVQLLILAYVIGWVFVWEKGYQEMDSVVSSVTTKAKGVTVTNTSKLGFRVWDVADYVIPAQEENSLFIMTNIITTMNQTQGFCPEVPDKNTVCKSDADCASGSSGTHSSGVATGRCVLFNETVKTCEVAAWCPVEDDTHVPKPAFLKAAENFTLLVKNNIWYPKFNFSKRNILPNITTTYLKSCVYDAITDPFCPIFRLGKIVENAGHSFQDMAVEGGIMGIQINWDCNLDRAATHCLPKYSFRRLDTRDTDHNVSPGYNFRFAKYYSDLTGPERRTLIKAYGIRFDIIVFGKAGKFDIIPTMINIGSGLALFGVATVLCDVIVLYCMKKRYYYREKKYKYVEDYEQGLGGEIDQ
- the P2RX4 gene encoding P2X purinoceptor 4 isoform X1, yielding MAGCCAVLAGFLFQYDTPRIVLIRSRKVGLMNRAVQLLILAYVIGWVFVWEKGYQEMDSVVSSVTTKAKGVTVTNTSKLGFRVWDVADYVIPAQEENSLFIMTNIITTMNQTQGFCPEVPDKNTVCKSDADCASGSSGTHSSGVATGRCVLFNETVKTCEVAAWCPVEDDTHVPKPAFLKAAENFTLLVKNNIWYPKFNFSKRNILPNITTTYLKSCVYDAITDPFCPIFRLGKIVENAGHSFQDMAVEGGIMGIQINWDCNLDRAATHCLPKYSFRRLDTRDTDHNVSPGYNFRFAKYYSDLTGPERRTLIKAYGIRFDIIVFGKAGKFDIIPTMINIGSGLALFGVATVLCDVIVLYCMKKRYYYREKKYKYVEDYEQAKTEEFSVTRR
- the P2RX4 gene encoding P2X purinoceptor 4 isoform X6 — encoded protein: MDSVVSSVTTKAKGVTVTNTSKLGFRVWDVADYVIPAQEENSLFIMTNIITTMNQTQGFCPEVPDKNTVCKSDADCASGSSGTHSSGVATGRCVLFNETVKTCEVAAWCPVEDDTHVPKPAFLKAAENFTLLVKNNIWYPKFNFSKRNILPNITTTYLKSCVYDAITDPFCPIFRLGKIVENAGHSFQDMAVEGGIMGIQINWDCNLDRAATHCLPKYSFRRLDTRDTDHNVSPGYNFRFAKYYSDLTGPERRTLIKAYGIRFDIIVFGKAGKFDIIPTMINIGSGLALFGVATVLCDVIVLYCMKKRYYYREKKYKYVEDYEQAKTEEFSVTRR
- the P2RX4 gene encoding P2X purinoceptor 4 isoform X2, whose translation is MAGCCAVLAGFLFQYDTPRIVLIRSRKVGLMNRAVQLLILAYVIGWVFVWEKGYQEMDSVVSSVTTKAKGVTVTNTSKLGFRVWDVADYVIPAQEENSLFIMTNIITTMNQTQGFCPEVPDKNTVCKSDADCASGSSGTHSSGVATGRCVLFNETVKTCEVAAWCPVEDDTHVPKPAFLKAAENFTLLVKNNIWYPKFNFSKRNILPNITTTYLKSCVYDAITDPFCPIFRLGKIVENAGHSFQDMAVEGGIMGIQINWDCNLDRAATHCLPKYSFRRLDTRDTDHNVSPGYNFRFAKYYSDLTGPERRTLIKAYGIRFDIIVFGKAGKFDIIPTMINIGSGLALFGVATVLCDVIVLYCMKKRYYYREKKYKYVEDYEQGLLLRRKVSV